The genome window CCATCGGCCACGACCTCGAATCCTCCCGCGCCATCAACGAAGCGGTGGGGCAGGACTTCCCGGAAGACCGCATCTACCGCATCGACCATTATCTCGGGAAAGAGACGGTGCAGAACCTGATGGCGTTGCGTTTCGCGAACGTGCTGTTCGAGCCGTTGTGGAACGCCGCGCATATCGATCACGTGCAGATCACCGTCGCCGAAACGCTGGGGCTTGCCGAGCGCGCGAGATATTACGATCAGGCGGGCGCACTGCGTGACATGGTGCAGAACCACATGTTGCAGATGCTGTGTCTCGTGGCGATGGAGCCGCCGACCTGCATCTGGGCCGACGCCGTTCGCGATGAGAAGCTGAAGGTGCTGCGCGCGCTGAAGCCCATTGCGGGGCGTGCCGCATCGAACGTCACCGTACGCGGCCAGTATCGCGCGGGCGCGGCGGACGGGCACGCGGTGCCCGGCTATCAGCAGGAACTCGGGCCGGGCACGCCGACGAGCCAGACCGAAACCTTCGTTGCGCTGAAACTCGAAATCGACAACTGGCGCTGGGCGGGCACGCCGTTTTATTTGCGCACCGGCAAGCGCCTTCCCTCGCGCGTGTCCGAGATCGTCGTAACATTCCGCCCGATACCGCATTCCATCTTCAGCCGCGACGCCGGGCCTGTGGTCCCGAACCGGCTCGTCATCCGCCTTCAGCCGGACGAAGGCATCAAGCTCTGGCTCATGATCAAGGATCGCGGGCCGGGCGGCATGCGGCTTCGCAACGTGCCGCTCGACATGACGTTCCGCGAGGCGTTCGGCCAGCGGAACCCCGACGCCTATGAGCGTCTTTTGCTCGACGTGGTGCGTGGCAACCAGACGCTGTTCATGCGCCGCGACGAGGTGGAAGCCGCGTGGCGATGGATCGATCCGATCCTCGAAGCTTGGGACGCGAACAAGGAAGGCGTGAAACCCTACACGGCGGGATCTTGGGGGCCATCGGCGTCGATTGCGCTGATCGAGCGCGACGGCCGCACCTGGTATGAGGAGGATTCGTGAGCGCCACCATCGAGCGGCGTGATTTCGTGGACAGCGCCGCGCTCGCGGAAGCGCTTGCGAGCCGTGTGGCGGATGCGCTTCAAGCGCGCATCGGCGAATTCGACCGCGCGTCGCTCGCCGTCTCGGGCGGGCGAACCCCGGCGGCCTTTCTCGATGCCCTGTCGCGCAAACTTCTGCCGTGGGATCGCGTGTGGGTGACGCTCGTCGATGAGCGCTGGGTACCGGAAATCTCGGAGCGCTCGAACGCGAGGCTCGTGCGCGCGCATCTCCTGCAAAACGAGGCCACCGCCGCGCATTTCGTGCCGCTCGTAAACGATGCGCCGACGCCGGAAGCAGGGCTCGCGGAAGCGGAAGCGTTGCTGGAACCGCTGCCGTGGCCGCTCGCCGCCTGCGTGCTCGGCATGGGTGGTGACGGACACACCGCATCTTTCTTCCCGCACGCCGAGGGCCTCGACGCCGCACTCGCGCCGCCGCCCGGCGCGCGCCTCGCCGCCACCGCAGCGCAAGCCGCCGGAGAGCCGCGCGTCACGCTGACATTGCCGGTTATTCTGGAAGCTTCGCTGATCGCGCTCCACATAGAGAGCGAGCCCAAGTTGCGGGTTCTGGACACCGCGCGGGCCGCTGGCCCGGTCGAAGACATGCCCGTGCGCGCCGTGCTTCGTGCTTCGC of Rhodomicrobium vannielii ATCC 17100 contains these proteins:
- the zwf gene encoding glucose-6-phosphate dehydrogenase translates to MARIIVVDPFDYVVFGGTGDLARRKLFPALYHRDFDNQLPETARIIGVARRDETTESYRADVEDAIRASLPEGDIDGEALGRFLSRVVYVRADGTSDDGWDELSRVLDERRECIRVFYLATASNLFGPICHRIKSHGLITDKTRLVLEKPIGHDLESSRAINEAVGQDFPEDRIYRIDHYLGKETVQNLMALRFANVLFEPLWNAAHIDHVQITVAETLGLAERARYYDQAGALRDMVQNHMLQMLCLVAMEPPTCIWADAVRDEKLKVLRALKPIAGRAASNVTVRGQYRAGAADGHAVPGYQQELGPGTPTSQTETFVALKLEIDNWRWAGTPFYLRTGKRLPSRVSEIVVTFRPIPHSIFSRDAGPVVPNRLVIRLQPDEGIKLWLMIKDRGPGGMRLRNVPLDMTFREAFGQRNPDAYERLLLDVVRGNQTLFMRRDEVEAAWRWIDPILEAWDANKEGVKPYTAGSWGPSASIALIERDGRTWYEEDS
- the pgl gene encoding 6-phosphogluconolactonase: MSATIERRDFVDSAALAEALASRVADALQARIGEFDRASLAVSGGRTPAAFLDALSRKLLPWDRVWVTLVDERWVPEISERSNARLVRAHLLQNEATAAHFVPLVNDAPTPEAGLAEAEALLEPLPWPLAACVLGMGGDGHTASFFPHAEGLDAALAPPPGARLAATAAQAAGEPRVTLTLPVILEASLIALHIESEPKLRVLDTARAAGPVEDMPVRAVLRASPRPVEVFWCP